The proteins below come from a single Stomoxys calcitrans chromosome 1, idStoCalc2.1, whole genome shotgun sequence genomic window:
- the LOC106093800 gene encoding prominin-like protein isoform X1, which produces MAGERRSMSNNGGFLCRRIISSRPQSLCNMPNMMVISFLILGTTMYATTTTAFELSTELKLMPTKYTEWSKNVTYHSKTTYNARGMKPLYEISHKVMWWLIGGDDPLPDGYFEFKDGNVQKGPKAERNEWGDLVLHYWPILLIVLLVAILVASMPIIGLCFCCCRCAGACGGRSEPFDKKHDTCRRVFLGFLLIILATGILFGVIVAFATNSYMQYGIDDGTEAVRAGSNDTQKFLTVTSEQLEYVLVNNYKQLSDQLQIILQTTSDFIISNLEQKSKAVSVSRLMEFLKKLPSLKEKLQQMKSITNDLRVYASQLSDGLRGVKRDLLVMLNKCSDQSCKDVLNRYEIGKLDANGIHYDQMVDRYFPKLPDVTIIIDNLDQLIGDNIASAGERGSNALKEMRTHLNTTIANYTPQIIEAITKAGNGLQKVSNDIKTELDKASRAIGSNTKKYTNIADNYLAEYGPYRFYMGIGVCSILLLVLVCLVAALLCGICGKRPDGYGDDCCNKGSGSRFLMFAVAIIFLTISGITIIALVHFLIGIVAYRGVCVPLRNPQTDAIFAEFDNLYDLNEILYPSKIKGQAASGSLPPFHISHIIDACQKNQTIYEVLHINNMVDINAIKDYPTEYQINKTLSDLVNGIDFNDSNVDILSPADKQRILELGKSALKDFDSGQFVDNLNDTITKHSLKDIAQQLRATANKITSSDMKDVQVSLRNQALHLETYEQNLVIPMKTHSAELIKLAQELDRTLVYKDQKFQQSIPLLVNEIEQAQTFIRKDGRTFVKDSAEKFTSHFAGEIDRYLKMVVNAVETKIGICYPMANVYEAGIVASCNSIIDPLNGFWAGVFWCVLLFLPTLIVAVKLSSLYQKSDPYPGPLVESEYLYDAYSERDHIPLSNGPKNKRRKNKDRRRRDYYEDPVVSTSHGISPAAAGVRDTRYSDMAPKHWDGGPPRYQNPPMAPPASEYERPPPYYYPGASDQD; this is translated from the exons ATGGCAGGTGAAAGAAGGAGTATGAGCAACAACGGCGGCTTCTTGTGCCGTAGAATAATCTCGTCTCGACCACAATCGCTGTGCAATATGCCCAATATGATGGTAATCTCATTTCTTATTTTGGGCACCACCATGTATGCTACGACCACAACAGCCTTCGAATTGAGCACGGAGTTGAAGCTGATGCCAACCAAATACACAGAATGGTCCAAGAATGTAACATATCACAGTAAAACAACCTACAATGCCAGAGGCATGAAGCCTCTGTACGAAATTAGTCACAAAGTAATGTGGTGGTTAATAGGAGGTGATGATCCTCTGCCAGATG gatattttgaatttaaagATGGCAACGTACAAAAGGGCCCCAAGGCGGAACGCAACGAATGGGGTGATTTGGTCTTACATTATTGGCCCATATTGTTGATAGTGCTGTTGGTAGCTATATTGGTGGCATCCATGCCAATTATAGG TTTATGCTTTTGTTGCTGCCGTTGTGCTGGTGCCTGTGGTGGCCGCTCTGAACCATTTGATAAGAAACATGATACCTGTCGAAGAGTGTTTCTGGGTTTCCTGCTAATAATACTGGCGACGGGTATATT ATTTGGTGTAATTGTAGCCTTTGCCACCAACAGCTAcatgcaatatggcatagatgaTGGCACAGAAGCTGTTCGTGCTGGAAGCAATGATACACAAAAGTTTTTGACAGTAACATCAGAACAATTGGAATATGTATTGGTTAACAACTACAAACAGCTATCGGATCAGTTGCAGATTATACTGCAGA CCACCTCCgattttattatatccaatttggaacaaaaatccAAGGCTGTCTCTGTTAGCCGTCTCATGGAGTTCTTAAAGAAATTGCCCAGTCTTAAGGAGAAATTGCAACAAATGAAATCAATCACCAATGACTTGAGGGTATATGCTTCTCAATTAAGTGATG GTTTACGAGGTGTAAAACGCGATCTGCTGGTCATGCTTAACAAATGCTCAGATCAATCATGTAAAGATGTATTAAATCGTTATGAAATAGGAAAACTGGATGCTAATGGAATACATTATGATCAG ATGGTGGATCGTTATTTCCCTAAG CTACCCGATGTTACTATTATTATTGACAACTTGGATCAATTGATTGGTGACAACATTGCCTCCGCTGGAGAAAGAGGAAGTAATGCTTTGAAAGAAATGCGCACTCATCTTAATACCACAATTGCCAATTATACACCGCAAATTATTGAGGCCATTACCAAAGCTG GTAATGGTTTACAAAAAGTTTCCAATGACATTAAAACTGAATTGGACAAGGCGTCAAGAGCCATTGGTTCAAATACCAAGAAATATACAAATATTGCCGATAATTATTTAgctgaatatggtccatatcgttTTTACATGGGCATAGGAGTTTGTTCCATATTGTTGTTG GTTCTAGTCTGCCTAGTGGCAGCTTTATTATGCGGAATTTGCGGCAAACGTCCCGATGGCTACGGAGATGATTGCTGCAATAAGGGATCTGGTTCCAGGTTCCTTATGTT CGCTGTTGCAATAATATTCCTGACCATATCGGGTATAACAATAATAGCTTTAGTACATTTCCTTATAGGAATTGTAGCCTATAGAGGTGTATGTGTTCCTTTGAG GAACCCCCAAACGGATGCCATTTTTGCTGAATTTGACAATTTATatgatttaaatgaaatcttATATCCCTCCAAAATTAAGGGGCAAGCTGCCTCGGGCTCTCTGCCACCATTCCATATTTCTCATATCATTGATGCTTGCCAGAAAAATCAAACCATCTACGAAGTTTTGCACATTAACAATATGGTCGATATTAATGCCATTAAGGATTATCCAACCGAATATCAGATCAATAAGACCCTAAGTGATTTGGTCAATGGCATTGACTTTAACGATAGCAATGTCGATATACTCTCTCCCGCCGATAAACAACGCATTTTGGAATTGGGAAAGTCTGCACTGAAAGACTTTGATTCCGGCCAATTCGTCGACAACTTAAACGATACCATAACGAAACACTCCCTCAAGGATATTGCCCAACAATTGAGGGCCACTGCCAATAAGATAACAAGTTCAGACATGAAAGATGTTCAAGTGTCATTGCGTAATCAGGCCTTACACCTGGAGACGTATGAACAGAATCTTGTGATACCCATGAAAACTcattcggccgaacttattaaATTAGCCCAAGAACTGGATCGCACCTTAGTTTACAAAGACCAAAAATTCCAACAATCCATACCCTTGCTGGTGAATGAAATCGAACAGGCTCAAACCTTTATACGTAAGGATGGCAGGACATTTGTAAAGGATTCAGCGGAGAAGTTCACCAGCCATTTTGCTGGTGAAATCGATCGTTACTTGAAGATGGTGGTGAATGCGGTGGAAACGAAAATTGGCATTTGTTATCCCATGGCCAATGTGTATGAGGCGGGTATTGTGGCTTCGTGCAACAGTATCATAGATCCATTG AATGGTTTCTGGGCTGGAGTATTCTGGTGTGTGCTGCTCTTCCTGCCCACCCTAATTGTGGCCGTCAAATTGTCCAGTTTATATCAAAAATCCGACCCCTATCCCGGCCCCTTGGTTGAATC GGAGTATTTGTATGATGCATACAGTGAACGTGATCACATTCCATTGTCAAA
- the LOC106093800 gene encoding prominin-like protein isoform X2, with the protein MAGERRSMSNNGGFLCRRIISSRPQSLCNMPNMMVISFLILGTTMYATTTTAFELSTELKLMPTKYTEWSKNVTYHSKTTYNARGMKPLYEISHKVMWWLIGGDDPLPDGYFEFKDGNVQKGPKAERNEWGDLVLHYWPILLIVLLVAILVASMPIIGLCFCCCRCAGACGGRSEPFDKKHDTCRRVFLGFLLIILATGILFGVIVAFATNSYMQYGIDDGTEAVRAGSNDTQKFLTVTSEQLEYVLVNNYKQLSDQLQIILQTTSDFIISNLEQKSKAVSVSRLMEFLKKLPSLKEKLQQMKSITNDLRVYASQLSDGLRGVKRDLLVMLNKCSDQSCKDVLNRYEIGKLDANGIHYDQLPDVTIIIDNLDQLIGDNIASAGERGSNALKEMRTHLNTTIANYTPQIIEAITKAGNGLQKVSNDIKTELDKASRAIGSNTKKYTNIADNYLAEYGPYRFYMGIGVCSILLLVLVCLVAALLCGICGKRPDGYGDDCCNKGSGSRFLMFAVAIIFLTISGITIIALVHFLIGIVAYRGVCVPLRNPQTDAIFAEFDNLYDLNEILYPSKIKGQAASGSLPPFHISHIIDACQKNQTIYEVLHINNMVDINAIKDYPTEYQINKTLSDLVNGIDFNDSNVDILSPADKQRILELGKSALKDFDSGQFVDNLNDTITKHSLKDIAQQLRATANKITSSDMKDVQVSLRNQALHLETYEQNLVIPMKTHSAELIKLAQELDRTLVYKDQKFQQSIPLLVNEIEQAQTFIRKDGRTFVKDSAEKFTSHFAGEIDRYLKMVVNAVETKIGICYPMANVYEAGIVASCNSIIDPLNGFWAGVFWCVLLFLPTLIVAVKLSSLYQKSDPYPGPLVESEYLYDAYSERDHIPLSNGPKNKRRKNKDRRRRDYYEDPVVSTSHGISPAAAGVRDTRYSDMAPKHWDGGPPRYQNPPMAPPASEYERPPPYYYPGASDQD; encoded by the exons ATGGCAGGTGAAAGAAGGAGTATGAGCAACAACGGCGGCTTCTTGTGCCGTAGAATAATCTCGTCTCGACCACAATCGCTGTGCAATATGCCCAATATGATGGTAATCTCATTTCTTATTTTGGGCACCACCATGTATGCTACGACCACAACAGCCTTCGAATTGAGCACGGAGTTGAAGCTGATGCCAACCAAATACACAGAATGGTCCAAGAATGTAACATATCACAGTAAAACAACCTACAATGCCAGAGGCATGAAGCCTCTGTACGAAATTAGTCACAAAGTAATGTGGTGGTTAATAGGAGGTGATGATCCTCTGCCAGATG gatattttgaatttaaagATGGCAACGTACAAAAGGGCCCCAAGGCGGAACGCAACGAATGGGGTGATTTGGTCTTACATTATTGGCCCATATTGTTGATAGTGCTGTTGGTAGCTATATTGGTGGCATCCATGCCAATTATAGG TTTATGCTTTTGTTGCTGCCGTTGTGCTGGTGCCTGTGGTGGCCGCTCTGAACCATTTGATAAGAAACATGATACCTGTCGAAGAGTGTTTCTGGGTTTCCTGCTAATAATACTGGCGACGGGTATATT ATTTGGTGTAATTGTAGCCTTTGCCACCAACAGCTAcatgcaatatggcatagatgaTGGCACAGAAGCTGTTCGTGCTGGAAGCAATGATACACAAAAGTTTTTGACAGTAACATCAGAACAATTGGAATATGTATTGGTTAACAACTACAAACAGCTATCGGATCAGTTGCAGATTATACTGCAGA CCACCTCCgattttattatatccaatttggaacaaaaatccAAGGCTGTCTCTGTTAGCCGTCTCATGGAGTTCTTAAAGAAATTGCCCAGTCTTAAGGAGAAATTGCAACAAATGAAATCAATCACCAATGACTTGAGGGTATATGCTTCTCAATTAAGTGATG GTTTACGAGGTGTAAAACGCGATCTGCTGGTCATGCTTAACAAATGCTCAGATCAATCATGTAAAGATGTATTAAATCGTTATGAAATAGGAAAACTGGATGCTAATGGAATACATTATGATCAG CTACCCGATGTTACTATTATTATTGACAACTTGGATCAATTGATTGGTGACAACATTGCCTCCGCTGGAGAAAGAGGAAGTAATGCTTTGAAAGAAATGCGCACTCATCTTAATACCACAATTGCCAATTATACACCGCAAATTATTGAGGCCATTACCAAAGCTG GTAATGGTTTACAAAAAGTTTCCAATGACATTAAAACTGAATTGGACAAGGCGTCAAGAGCCATTGGTTCAAATACCAAGAAATATACAAATATTGCCGATAATTATTTAgctgaatatggtccatatcgttTTTACATGGGCATAGGAGTTTGTTCCATATTGTTGTTG GTTCTAGTCTGCCTAGTGGCAGCTTTATTATGCGGAATTTGCGGCAAACGTCCCGATGGCTACGGAGATGATTGCTGCAATAAGGGATCTGGTTCCAGGTTCCTTATGTT CGCTGTTGCAATAATATTCCTGACCATATCGGGTATAACAATAATAGCTTTAGTACATTTCCTTATAGGAATTGTAGCCTATAGAGGTGTATGTGTTCCTTTGAG GAACCCCCAAACGGATGCCATTTTTGCTGAATTTGACAATTTATatgatttaaatgaaatcttATATCCCTCCAAAATTAAGGGGCAAGCTGCCTCGGGCTCTCTGCCACCATTCCATATTTCTCATATCATTGATGCTTGCCAGAAAAATCAAACCATCTACGAAGTTTTGCACATTAACAATATGGTCGATATTAATGCCATTAAGGATTATCCAACCGAATATCAGATCAATAAGACCCTAAGTGATTTGGTCAATGGCATTGACTTTAACGATAGCAATGTCGATATACTCTCTCCCGCCGATAAACAACGCATTTTGGAATTGGGAAAGTCTGCACTGAAAGACTTTGATTCCGGCCAATTCGTCGACAACTTAAACGATACCATAACGAAACACTCCCTCAAGGATATTGCCCAACAATTGAGGGCCACTGCCAATAAGATAACAAGTTCAGACATGAAAGATGTTCAAGTGTCATTGCGTAATCAGGCCTTACACCTGGAGACGTATGAACAGAATCTTGTGATACCCATGAAAACTcattcggccgaacttattaaATTAGCCCAAGAACTGGATCGCACCTTAGTTTACAAAGACCAAAAATTCCAACAATCCATACCCTTGCTGGTGAATGAAATCGAACAGGCTCAAACCTTTATACGTAAGGATGGCAGGACATTTGTAAAGGATTCAGCGGAGAAGTTCACCAGCCATTTTGCTGGTGAAATCGATCGTTACTTGAAGATGGTGGTGAATGCGGTGGAAACGAAAATTGGCATTTGTTATCCCATGGCCAATGTGTATGAGGCGGGTATTGTGGCTTCGTGCAACAGTATCATAGATCCATTG AATGGTTTCTGGGCTGGAGTATTCTGGTGTGTGCTGCTCTTCCTGCCCACCCTAATTGTGGCCGTCAAATTGTCCAGTTTATATCAAAAATCCGACCCCTATCCCGGCCCCTTGGTTGAATC GGAGTATTTGTATGATGCATACAGTGAACGTGATCACATTCCATTGTCAAA
- the LOC106093800 gene encoding prominin-like protein isoform X3 translates to MAGERRSMSNNGGFLCRRIISSRPQSLCNMPNMMVISFLILGTTMYATTTTAFELSTELKLMPTKYTEWSKNVTYHSKTTYNARGMKPLYEISHKVMWWLIGGDDPLPDGYFEFKDGNVQKGPKAERNEWGDLVLHYWPILLIVLLVAILVASMPIIGLCFCCCRCAGACGGRSEPFDKKHDTCRRVFLGFLLIILATGILFGVIVAFATNSYMQYGIDDGTEAVRAGSNDTQKFLTVTSEQLEYVLVNNYKQLSDQLQIILQTTSDFIISNLEQKSKAVSVSRLMEFLKKLPSLKEKLQQMKSITNDLRVYASQLSDGLRGVKRDLLVMLNKCSDQSCKDVLNRYEIGKLDANGIHYDQMVDRYFPKLPDVTIIIDNLDQLIGDNIASAGERGSNALKEMRTHLNTTIANYTPQIIEAITKAGNGLQKVSNDIKTELDKASRAIGSNTKKYTNIADNYLAEYGPYRFYMGIGVCSILLLVLVCLVAALLCGICGKRPDGYGDDCCNKGSGSRFLMFAVAIIFLTISGITIIALVHFLIGIVAYRGVCVPLRNPQTDAIFAEFDNLYDLNEILYPSKIKGQAASGSLPPFHISHIIDACQKNQTIYEVLHINNMVDINAIKDYPTEYQINKTLSDLVNGIDFNDSNVDILSPADKQRILELGKSALKDFDSGQFVDNLNDTITKHSLKDIAQQLRATANKITSSDMKDVQVSLRNQALHLETYEQNLVIPMKTHSAELIKLAQELDRTLVYKDQKFQQSIPLLVNEIEQAQTFIRKDGRTFVKDSAEKFTSHFAGEIDRYLKMVVNAVETKIGICYPMANVYEAGIVASCNSIIDPLNGFWAGVFWCVLLFLPTLIVAVKLSSLYQKSDPYPGPLVESEYLYDAYSERDHIPLSNGPKNKRRKNKDRRRRDYYEDPVVSTSHGISPAAAGVRDTRYSDMAPKSMVGAIDTRPKALTADGFF, encoded by the exons ATGGCAGGTGAAAGAAGGAGTATGAGCAACAACGGCGGCTTCTTGTGCCGTAGAATAATCTCGTCTCGACCACAATCGCTGTGCAATATGCCCAATATGATGGTAATCTCATTTCTTATTTTGGGCACCACCATGTATGCTACGACCACAACAGCCTTCGAATTGAGCACGGAGTTGAAGCTGATGCCAACCAAATACACAGAATGGTCCAAGAATGTAACATATCACAGTAAAACAACCTACAATGCCAGAGGCATGAAGCCTCTGTACGAAATTAGTCACAAAGTAATGTGGTGGTTAATAGGAGGTGATGATCCTCTGCCAGATG gatattttgaatttaaagATGGCAACGTACAAAAGGGCCCCAAGGCGGAACGCAACGAATGGGGTGATTTGGTCTTACATTATTGGCCCATATTGTTGATAGTGCTGTTGGTAGCTATATTGGTGGCATCCATGCCAATTATAGG TTTATGCTTTTGTTGCTGCCGTTGTGCTGGTGCCTGTGGTGGCCGCTCTGAACCATTTGATAAGAAACATGATACCTGTCGAAGAGTGTTTCTGGGTTTCCTGCTAATAATACTGGCGACGGGTATATT ATTTGGTGTAATTGTAGCCTTTGCCACCAACAGCTAcatgcaatatggcatagatgaTGGCACAGAAGCTGTTCGTGCTGGAAGCAATGATACACAAAAGTTTTTGACAGTAACATCAGAACAATTGGAATATGTATTGGTTAACAACTACAAACAGCTATCGGATCAGTTGCAGATTATACTGCAGA CCACCTCCgattttattatatccaatttggaacaaaaatccAAGGCTGTCTCTGTTAGCCGTCTCATGGAGTTCTTAAAGAAATTGCCCAGTCTTAAGGAGAAATTGCAACAAATGAAATCAATCACCAATGACTTGAGGGTATATGCTTCTCAATTAAGTGATG GTTTACGAGGTGTAAAACGCGATCTGCTGGTCATGCTTAACAAATGCTCAGATCAATCATGTAAAGATGTATTAAATCGTTATGAAATAGGAAAACTGGATGCTAATGGAATACATTATGATCAG ATGGTGGATCGTTATTTCCCTAAG CTACCCGATGTTACTATTATTATTGACAACTTGGATCAATTGATTGGTGACAACATTGCCTCCGCTGGAGAAAGAGGAAGTAATGCTTTGAAAGAAATGCGCACTCATCTTAATACCACAATTGCCAATTATACACCGCAAATTATTGAGGCCATTACCAAAGCTG GTAATGGTTTACAAAAAGTTTCCAATGACATTAAAACTGAATTGGACAAGGCGTCAAGAGCCATTGGTTCAAATACCAAGAAATATACAAATATTGCCGATAATTATTTAgctgaatatggtccatatcgttTTTACATGGGCATAGGAGTTTGTTCCATATTGTTGTTG GTTCTAGTCTGCCTAGTGGCAGCTTTATTATGCGGAATTTGCGGCAAACGTCCCGATGGCTACGGAGATGATTGCTGCAATAAGGGATCTGGTTCCAGGTTCCTTATGTT CGCTGTTGCAATAATATTCCTGACCATATCGGGTATAACAATAATAGCTTTAGTACATTTCCTTATAGGAATTGTAGCCTATAGAGGTGTATGTGTTCCTTTGAG GAACCCCCAAACGGATGCCATTTTTGCTGAATTTGACAATTTATatgatttaaatgaaatcttATATCCCTCCAAAATTAAGGGGCAAGCTGCCTCGGGCTCTCTGCCACCATTCCATATTTCTCATATCATTGATGCTTGCCAGAAAAATCAAACCATCTACGAAGTTTTGCACATTAACAATATGGTCGATATTAATGCCATTAAGGATTATCCAACCGAATATCAGATCAATAAGACCCTAAGTGATTTGGTCAATGGCATTGACTTTAACGATAGCAATGTCGATATACTCTCTCCCGCCGATAAACAACGCATTTTGGAATTGGGAAAGTCTGCACTGAAAGACTTTGATTCCGGCCAATTCGTCGACAACTTAAACGATACCATAACGAAACACTCCCTCAAGGATATTGCCCAACAATTGAGGGCCACTGCCAATAAGATAACAAGTTCAGACATGAAAGATGTTCAAGTGTCATTGCGTAATCAGGCCTTACACCTGGAGACGTATGAACAGAATCTTGTGATACCCATGAAAACTcattcggccgaacttattaaATTAGCCCAAGAACTGGATCGCACCTTAGTTTACAAAGACCAAAAATTCCAACAATCCATACCCTTGCTGGTGAATGAAATCGAACAGGCTCAAACCTTTATACGTAAGGATGGCAGGACATTTGTAAAGGATTCAGCGGAGAAGTTCACCAGCCATTTTGCTGGTGAAATCGATCGTTACTTGAAGATGGTGGTGAATGCGGTGGAAACGAAAATTGGCATTTGTTATCCCATGGCCAATGTGTATGAGGCGGGTATTGTGGCTTCGTGCAACAGTATCATAGATCCATTG AATGGTTTCTGGGCTGGAGTATTCTGGTGTGTGCTGCTCTTCCTGCCCACCCTAATTGTGGCCGTCAAATTGTCCAGTTTATATCAAAAATCCGACCCCTATCCCGGCCCCTTGGTTGAATC GGAGTATTTGTATGATGCATACAGTGAACGTGATCACATTCCATTGTCAAA
- the LOC106093800 gene encoding prominin-like protein isoform X5 has protein sequence MAGERRSMSNNGGFLCRRIISSRPQSLCNMPNMMVISFLILGTTMYATTTTAFELSTELKLMPTKYTEWSKNVTYHSKTTYNARGMKPLYEISHKVMWWLIGGDDPLPDGYFEFKDGNVQKGPKAERNEWGDLVLHYWPILLIVLLVAILVASMPIIGLCFCCCRCAGACGGRSEPFDKKHDTCRRVFLGFLLIILATGILFGVIVAFATNSYMQYGIDDGTEAVRAGSNDTQKFLTVTSEQLEYVLVNNYKQLSDQLQIILQTTSDFIISNLEQKSKAVSVSRLMEFLKKLPSLKEKLQQMKSITNDLRVYASQLSDGLRGVKRDLLVMLNKCSDQSCKDVLNRYEIGKLDANGIHYDQMVDRYFPKLPDVTIIIDNLDQLIGDNIASAGERGSNALKEMRTHLNTTIANYTPQIIEAITKAGNGLQKVSNDIKTELDKASRAIGSNTKKYTNIADNYLAEYGPYRFYMGIGVCSILLLVLVCLVAALLCGICGKRPDGYGDDCCNKGSGSRFLMFAVAIIFLTISGITIIALVHFLIGIVAYRGVCVPLRNPQTDAIFAEFDNLYDLNEILYPSKIKGQAASGSLPPFHISHIIDACQKNQTIYEVLHINNMVDINAIKDYPTEYQINKTLSDLVNGIDFNDSNVDILSPADKQRILELGKSALKDFDSGQFVDNLNDTITKHSLKDIAQQLRATANKITSSDMKDVQVSLRNQALHLETYEQNLVIPMKTHSAELIKLAQELDRTLVYKDQKFQQSIPLLVNEIEQAQTFIRKDGRTFVKDSAEKFTSHFAGEIDRYLKMVVNAVETKIGICYPMANVYEAGIVASCNSIIDPLNGFWAGVFWCVLLFLPTLIVAVKLSSLYQKSDPYPGPLVESHWDGGPPRYQNPPMAPPASEYERPPPYYYPGASDQD, from the exons ATGGCAGGTGAAAGAAGGAGTATGAGCAACAACGGCGGCTTCTTGTGCCGTAGAATAATCTCGTCTCGACCACAATCGCTGTGCAATATGCCCAATATGATGGTAATCTCATTTCTTATTTTGGGCACCACCATGTATGCTACGACCACAACAGCCTTCGAATTGAGCACGGAGTTGAAGCTGATGCCAACCAAATACACAGAATGGTCCAAGAATGTAACATATCACAGTAAAACAACCTACAATGCCAGAGGCATGAAGCCTCTGTACGAAATTAGTCACAAAGTAATGTGGTGGTTAATAGGAGGTGATGATCCTCTGCCAGATG gatattttgaatttaaagATGGCAACGTACAAAAGGGCCCCAAGGCGGAACGCAACGAATGGGGTGATTTGGTCTTACATTATTGGCCCATATTGTTGATAGTGCTGTTGGTAGCTATATTGGTGGCATCCATGCCAATTATAGG TTTATGCTTTTGTTGCTGCCGTTGTGCTGGTGCCTGTGGTGGCCGCTCTGAACCATTTGATAAGAAACATGATACCTGTCGAAGAGTGTTTCTGGGTTTCCTGCTAATAATACTGGCGACGGGTATATT ATTTGGTGTAATTGTAGCCTTTGCCACCAACAGCTAcatgcaatatggcatagatgaTGGCACAGAAGCTGTTCGTGCTGGAAGCAATGATACACAAAAGTTTTTGACAGTAACATCAGAACAATTGGAATATGTATTGGTTAACAACTACAAACAGCTATCGGATCAGTTGCAGATTATACTGCAGA CCACCTCCgattttattatatccaatttggaacaaaaatccAAGGCTGTCTCTGTTAGCCGTCTCATGGAGTTCTTAAAGAAATTGCCCAGTCTTAAGGAGAAATTGCAACAAATGAAATCAATCACCAATGACTTGAGGGTATATGCTTCTCAATTAAGTGATG GTTTACGAGGTGTAAAACGCGATCTGCTGGTCATGCTTAACAAATGCTCAGATCAATCATGTAAAGATGTATTAAATCGTTATGAAATAGGAAAACTGGATGCTAATGGAATACATTATGATCAG ATGGTGGATCGTTATTTCCCTAAG CTACCCGATGTTACTATTATTATTGACAACTTGGATCAATTGATTGGTGACAACATTGCCTCCGCTGGAGAAAGAGGAAGTAATGCTTTGAAAGAAATGCGCACTCATCTTAATACCACAATTGCCAATTATACACCGCAAATTATTGAGGCCATTACCAAAGCTG GTAATGGTTTACAAAAAGTTTCCAATGACATTAAAACTGAATTGGACAAGGCGTCAAGAGCCATTGGTTCAAATACCAAGAAATATACAAATATTGCCGATAATTATTTAgctgaatatggtccatatcgttTTTACATGGGCATAGGAGTTTGTTCCATATTGTTGTTG GTTCTAGTCTGCCTAGTGGCAGCTTTATTATGCGGAATTTGCGGCAAACGTCCCGATGGCTACGGAGATGATTGCTGCAATAAGGGATCTGGTTCCAGGTTCCTTATGTT CGCTGTTGCAATAATATTCCTGACCATATCGGGTATAACAATAATAGCTTTAGTACATTTCCTTATAGGAATTGTAGCCTATAGAGGTGTATGTGTTCCTTTGAG GAACCCCCAAACGGATGCCATTTTTGCTGAATTTGACAATTTATatgatttaaatgaaatcttATATCCCTCCAAAATTAAGGGGCAAGCTGCCTCGGGCTCTCTGCCACCATTCCATATTTCTCATATCATTGATGCTTGCCAGAAAAATCAAACCATCTACGAAGTTTTGCACATTAACAATATGGTCGATATTAATGCCATTAAGGATTATCCAACCGAATATCAGATCAATAAGACCCTAAGTGATTTGGTCAATGGCATTGACTTTAACGATAGCAATGTCGATATACTCTCTCCCGCCGATAAACAACGCATTTTGGAATTGGGAAAGTCTGCACTGAAAGACTTTGATTCCGGCCAATTCGTCGACAACTTAAACGATACCATAACGAAACACTCCCTCAAGGATATTGCCCAACAATTGAGGGCCACTGCCAATAAGATAACAAGTTCAGACATGAAAGATGTTCAAGTGTCATTGCGTAATCAGGCCTTACACCTGGAGACGTATGAACAGAATCTTGTGATACCCATGAAAACTcattcggccgaacttattaaATTAGCCCAAGAACTGGATCGCACCTTAGTTTACAAAGACCAAAAATTCCAACAATCCATACCCTTGCTGGTGAATGAAATCGAACAGGCTCAAACCTTTATACGTAAGGATGGCAGGACATTTGTAAAGGATTCAGCGGAGAAGTTCACCAGCCATTTTGCTGGTGAAATCGATCGTTACTTGAAGATGGTGGTGAATGCGGTGGAAACGAAAATTGGCATTTGTTATCCCATGGCCAATGTGTATGAGGCGGGTATTGTGGCTTCGTGCAACAGTATCATAGATCCATTG AATGGTTTCTGGGCTGGAGTATTCTGGTGTGTGCTGCTCTTCCTGCCCACCCTAATTGTGGCCGTCAAATTGTCCAGTTTATATCAAAAATCCGACCCCTATCCCGGCCCCTTGGTTGAATC